From Streptomyces sp. SAI-135:
ACGGCGCTCACGCAGCAGCTCCGCTCCCGAGGCGACCCAGCGCAGCTCCTCCACGAAGCCGTCCGGGTCGCGGAGCTGGAAGGAGTGGTGGCGCTGGGCGCCGTGGTTGTCGAGCTCGGTCGGGCCCTGGTCGCGGACGTAGGTGCGCCCGCCCCAGAAGTTGTGCCCCTCGACGTCGGGAACGGCGACACCGACGCCGAGGTGGTGGATGTGGTCGGCGGGGCTGAGCTCGGTGACAGCCGTGCCGGCCAGGGTGGTGACCGGGTGCAGATAGGGGCGCGGGGAGAGCCGGGCGGGCAGCTCGGGCCGGGTGGCGTAGCGGCCGACCGGGCGGCCCGCGACACGCAGGACCGGGGAATCGGGGGTCGTCATGTGCTCACCTCGTTCGCGTCGTGCGGCCGGGCCCAGTCGGCGCCCAGCTCGGAGTAGAGGGCGAGGTCGTCGGCGGCGGCCGCGACGAGTCCGTCGATGCCGGGGACGACACGGCGGTCCTCGTCGGGGAGCAGGTGCCAGGCCGTGGCCGGGAGCGGGGTCGGGTCGGGAGCCAGCCGGATCGCCTCGACGACCTTCATGAAGGCGCCCGTCACGTCCGGGACGACGAGGAGGTCGTCGCCGTCGGTGACGTGGTCGACCAGGTTCTCCAGGAGGTCGGTGCGGCCGTACTCGTACTCCTCGGGGCCGTGCCCGGCCCGCTGGAGCAGCACGCGGTCCTGCTTGTACCAGTAGGTGATCCGGCCCTGGCTGCCGTGCACGACGACGTACGGCTCGTCCGGGTCCTCGGCGCACAGGGTGGCTGCAACGGTGACCTTGCGGCCGTTCGCGGTGGTCACGCGGACGCAGGAGGTGTCGTCGGACTCGATGTCGTTGGCGCGCAGCAGCTCGGTCTCGATCCGGGTGACGTCCTCGGCGCGGGTGGTGCCGTTGAGGGCGAGCGCGGTGGCGACGGCGTGGGCCAGCGGGTTGGTCAGAACCCCGTCGATCACGTCGACGCCGTTCATCCGCCGCTTGCCCGCCCAGGGCGCACGCCGGTAGTACGCCTCGGCACGTGCCCAGGCGCCGGCCCCGCCGATCCCGGCCACCTCGCCG
This genomic window contains:
- a CDS encoding Gfo/Idh/MocA family oxidoreductase — encoded protein: MNTVDTMNTDSTPGAVDIVLAGARGHGRWHLENIRRLQDKGIVRLAGICELTPLTGDEIPEGLGTPEQSADFGALLDSTGARIAVICTPIPTHTDLALEAARRGVHILLEKPPAPSYAEFRRMADGVAAAGVACQIGFQSLGSHAVPAIRELVEEGAIGEVAGIGGAGAWARAEAYYRRAPWAGKRRMNGVDVIDGVLTNPLAHAVATALALNGTTRAEDVTRIETELLRANDIESDDTSCVRVTTANGRKVTVAATLCAEDPDEPYVVVHGSQGRITYWYKQDRVLLQRAGHGPEEYEYGRTDLLENLVDHVTDGDDLLVVPDVTGAFMKVVEAIRLAPDPTPLPATAWHLLPDEDRRVVPGIDGLVAAAADDLALYSELGADWARPHDANEVST